Proteins encoded in a region of the Kwoniella botswanensis chromosome 2, complete sequence genome:
- a CDS encoding peptidyl-prolyl isomerase CWC27, translating into MTIMNWIWTPATNGKVIIDTTAGEIEVELWGKECPKAVRNFLALSMEGYYDGVIFHRVVPGFIIQSGDPTGTGMGGESFYGEPFQDEIHPRLRFNRRGLMGMANNSKRHTNTSQFFFTLDKAEELTNKHTLFGKIVGNTIYNVMSIGNLDVDAEERPLVPPKIRGIRIIENPFDDIVPRITASERRAQQQARLEAKKEMEFREKRAKAKKNTGLLSFGDSEEIPDTDIKVKKKGMTRQDLLDPAESAPSKPAESYVKVPDSLKDLGDSSKKEKEKKAAVDLKAIREQHEREKAGSSASRQAEIKRMEEDLRRLKKRTGDASDSDSDEGRSKRHKGPSVLEQELAKYSKNRGRAAAKHGNKRGRRDEEDDILKEMSRFSSKVAKAAPEEDEEPTTRPTEEYEQAGEDDLEVDDDVGWMKHSLKFLVDEKELTRRAEEEYSVIDPRAKARQLAEDSRREKEGHRKGMRTAADVGRRR; encoded by the exons atgacgataatGAATTGGATCTGGACT CCCGCTACCAATGGGAAAGTGATCATAGATACAACAGCAGGGGAGATAGAA GTCGAGCTGTGGGGTAAAGAATGTCCGAAAGCTGTGCGAAATTTCCTTGCACTCTCTATGGAAG GATACTATGATGGAGTTATCTTCCATAGAGTCGTTCCGGGTTTCATCATACAATCTGGTGATCCAACGGGCACAGGCATGGGAGGAGAGAGTTTCTATGGTGAACCATTCCAAGATGAGATACATCCTAGATTACGATTCAACAG ACGAGGTTTGATGGGTATGGCCAATAACAGTAAACGACATACCAACACTtcccaattcttcttcacgtTGGACAAAGCAGAGGAATTGACCAATAAACATACCTTGTTTGGGAAGATTGTTGGAAATACGATATATA ATGTGATGAGTATCGGCAATTTAGATGTTGATGCAGAAGAAAGACCATTAGT ACCCCCAAAGATACGAGGTATAAGGATAATAGAGAACCCCTTTGACGATATCGTACCTCGTATAACTGCTTCTGAGAGAAGAGCTCAACAGCAAGCTAGGTtggaagctaagaaggagatggagtTTAGGGAGAAGAGAGCAAAGGCGAAAAA GAATACTGGTTTGCTGTCATTTGGTGATTCGGAAGAGATACCTGATACGGACATtaaggtgaagaagaagggaatgacCAGACAGGATT TGCTGGATCCAGCTGAGAGTGCTCCTTCCAAACCTGCAGAATCTTATGTAAAGGTACCGGATTCGCTTAAGGATCTTGGCGATTCTAGtaaaaaggagaaggagaaaaag GCTGCCGTCGATCTCAAAGCTATTCGAGAACAGCATGAAAGGGAAAAGGCAGGAAGCAG TGCTTCGCGTCAAGCTGAGATCAAGcggatggaagaagatctaCGTCGGTTGAAGAAACGTACAGGTGATGCGTCAGATTCTGATTCAGACGAAGGACGTTCGAAACGGCATAAAGGGCCTTCGGTATTGGAACAAGAATTGGCCAAGTATTCTAAGAACAGGGGAAGAGCCGCTGCGAAACATGGTAACAAGAGGGGAAGGagggacgaggaagatgatatattAAAGGAGATGAGTAGGTTCAGTAGTAAAGTAGCTAAAGCTGCAccggaagaggatgaagaaccgaCGACAAGACCTACGGAAGAATATGAACAAGCCGGAGAGGATGATCTGGAAGTGGACGACGATGTAGGATGGATGAAGCATAGTCTGAAGTTcttggtggatgagaaggaattGACGAGAAGggcagaagaagagtacTCG GTGATCGACCCTCGAGCGAAAGCCAGACAGCTTGCTGAAGATTCACgtagggagaaggaaggacaTAGGAAGGGAATGCGGACTGCTGCTGATGTTGGTAGAAGGAGGTAG